The sequence below is a genomic window from Scophthalmus maximus strain ysfricsl-2021 chromosome 19, ASM2237912v1, whole genome shotgun sequence.
AGCTTCGTAGATGATTGACGGGTGGATGGCTTTGGACATTCACAGGAAGTAGTCGGGAGTGCGTCTGGTCACGTGGGGCTCGCCACGGCGAGGGGCGGGGTCGAACTGGAGGCTGACgaggcagaaacagagaaagTTTGGTTATTGACGACGTCGCCAACCAAAGCGTTCAGAAACAACCTGCAACGTTTTACTAAAGGACGACGCTCGGCTGTCCGTCTCTTCACCGCCGGAGACGACGACAACAACCGCAGGAGATAAAAACCTGGACGGAAAATGACACACtatccatttttaaaattctagATTTTTCCCAAATTCAAATTTCCTTTGTCTCCGTAGATTCATATTTGACGACCGAGTACAAAACGctaaatgtttatttagtaaatactattgtatgaatgaaaatgataagttatttattttgtattactttaaaaatgtatgttatttTGCAAATTAATCATTGAAAAAATCCAACTCTGAACATATCAACATTCTGATTGTGTTGCTGCTCTTATGttgcacttcacacacacaaagagaatgatcttgaaatattgatacttccaattctgaCGTCACCTGTTCTTGGTGTCGATATGGTGACGTTTATCACTTACCATGGGGAAAATTATTGACTAGACCACAGATATCGATACAGATCGTTAGTTATTATAACATTTTGAGATTCACGTCTGttaagacttcagtctggaataacaaatatttttccatatactctcttttcttttttccagactttttcAGACCTGGAACTACTCAAATTAAAATTCTATACTTTTGCCATACTACGTAGGAACCCTGTAATCTGGATTATTGCCCCGTCCTCTGTCCCGTTAGCAGCTAGTGCAGAATGTAGCTGCCACTAGCTGCTAACAGGCACCAGGAAGAGAAACTGCACCTACATGCGTCTCTGCTCGGACTTCCAGTCAAGTGTAAGATTCAGAAGCTTCTTCTGTTTcaacatatacatttattttttaaattgtacacAACGTTTGTAACAGATCAACTCGCGAGTATGAACTTACAAAGAGTATTTCAGAGTGTCGTCCAGTTCCATGATGGCCGCCTGGTTTCCACAGCGGTAGCAGTAGTTGGGAGCACTGAAGATGGTCACCACGTTCTTGTCGTGGCCCCAGTTGTAGCCCTGAACATCGGGGGGACACACGTGTCAgtgtaaatgtttaaatatggaTTCAGGAATCAGTACCACGCTGATTTATGGTCTTCCAgatgacatgtgtgtgtgtgtgtgtgtgtgtgcgtgtgtgtttgtacttcCTGTGGAACATTTAGGTTCATTACATTTGaactgaataataaatgtaactGATCATATTTAGATGCTTTTAAAATAAGGCGAACTCGAGTTTCACAGTTGTATGAAAACTCCCGTGGGCAAATTCCATCTTCAGTTAAATTTAGAAGAAGGACAGAAATTCAAGCCCcgaagcaaaacaacaaacagctgtCTCCTCTGcggtgtgtgttcgtgcgtgtgtgtgtgtgagcgtccgTTTCACCTCCATGACCAGCTGATGGGCACGGGACACCAGCGTGAGGCCGTTGGCGTGGTTGAAGGTTTCGGAGATGTCCTGTCCGAAGGTGTACCCGGCACCTCGGGGGGAGATGCCCCACCCGCCGCGGTCGTCGGGGTCCGACCACAGCAGGTCGCACATCGGgccctgagaggagagagagacggttcTGACTGAAGCTCCCGGCTCACACTGATGATTACTGATGGATACTcagtttaaaaatatgaatatgatataaGGATTACAACGATGTTCAAAGATCAGAAATGAAAGAATATGTTCCATGTTTAGATCCGAACATTTCTTACTAGTGATTTACAAGTGTGTGCAGCAAAATGTGTATCGTATTAGTCCGCCGCAGAAAACAGTCCCCAAAACGAATCATCTCTTACCGTGGGTTTCAGGAAAAACTGATTCTTTAAATAACtactttctgtttttacagcagaattcagcagctctgtgtgtgtgtgcgtgcgtgcgtgtgtgcgtgtgtgcgtgcgtgcacctCATGTGGGACTTCTTGCAGGCGGTCCAGAGCTCGGATGTGATCCAGAGTGTCTATGGAGGGAGACAAACCACCATGGAGACAGAAgatctgaaacaaaaacaactcacatTAATCTGCAGCTTCACGAGGCAGAGGGGGTGTGGTCATCTTACACAagacgagggggaggggcaTATACGATCGGGGGCGGCCAATATCAATATTCCAGTGAGTCGgattaaataaaaagatcaTTTAACAAATTTGTTTCGATTTCACCTGCGGATGTTTTTGTTTCCGCTCtgtgaaaagacattttttaatttccctaaAACGTTTAACTCCAACACAAACCTAAACGTCAATGTGACATCACGATCCGTGACCACTAAGAAACCTTTACCTGTCCGTCGACCAGCGCGGTGAGCGGCAGGTAGTCGAACAGGTCTGTGAAGTACTTCCACACGTTGGCGTTGCCGTACTTCCGCAGACACTCGTCGTAGAAGCCGTAGACCTGTGTGATCTGCCGCGACTCGTGGTTCCCTCGCAGGATGGTGATTCGCTCCTGGAAACGAACCTGAAGCACAGAACAAGTagagagaaaaatacataaactcCAAGAGATTAGAAATCTGACAATGTAAGAGCGGTCAGATGTTGAGGCAACGGTTGCTTTCCGCCGTTTGTGGGACAATTGTTGCTTCTCCGCTTAGCTGACACGTCGGCGTCGCGTGTCAGCCTGTGTGTCAGGAAAATCtgccttaaagctacagtgtgtaatatttagaagaactcattcacaggggacacttcatggcggcgcaccgctgattccatttccggcagcgtctgaaaattcaacgtgaacgcgacgtgttctggagcgtttagttcaaaacgacgtagaaacatggagactcacacggaggtcggtccacctcatggaactatatttaactcttatatgaacacagagttattgATGATATATTCAATTAGAtaaaaccagaaatggaattatCATTAACTTTGCcaacagaaaattacaaaagaatAACACAGGCTTTAAAcgtgaaagaaaataataactgGACATTCACAGTGATAGAAAAATGATTGTAATCGTGAACCAGCCTCCCGCTGGTCGGCGTTCGGGCCCTAACTAAATGTAAGACTTTGTAATAACGACACACTGAACGCGTCATCAGACAGTTCCCACGGCGTTTACCTTTAGCGTGACGAGCAGCGTGACCGTCTCCACCGAGTAGTAGCCTCTGTCGACGTAGTCTCCCATGAACAGGTAGTTGGTGTCGGGAGACTTGCCTCCGATCTTAAACAGCTCCATCAGGTCGTGGAACTGACCGTGGACGTCGCCGCACACCGTCACCGGGCATCGCacctgaggagggggaggggggtaattATGGAGTCATCATAGACCTTCAGCTCTAAACATGAATTATTTCAATTAAACACTTGTTGAATGAAATATAATCAGTAGACATGAGGGGCCACAACACAAGGGTTTGGGTCAATTAACATATCAGCCATAAGACTTGGATAAGAGCCGCTGCCGACACAGTTCCGTCTGCGATTTAACTTCCCTCCAAACCATCTCgtcaaatgaaaacatctaaAACGCCGACAGGGGACAGATTCTATCACTTCATCTGTGACGAGCTGAACAGGACGACGACTTCCTGTTGGCACTTCCACGtcaagagggagggggaggagctttGACGGGACAGATGCCGTGAAAACTGAAGGAAAACTTTCCTTCATAATCCATCGccgttgctatggttacgcctggcGGCGTTTTCCCAGTCCGACTCAAGAGACAACCTCCGGGGTTGTGTTGTAGCTTGTAAACGATGATGAGGTCGACGCCCACGTTCTCTGATAGGTTGTCATTAGTCACGACTCGACttcgctaacacttcctgtcagtaccAGTTCCACTTCCTCGTCCCTGCGCTGACTTTTCACCGTCGCTGTTCCTCCTTATGTCCCGTTCCCACCACACGACCAGCGTACGTGATTTGAAAGCAGGAGATCGTTTTTAGGGTTTTAAAACTGGACCACATCTTCAACAAgtctcatcttctcctccattttGATTCTATATTCATCATCTGTTGGTTGTCCAACTAACTAATCAACCAATCATTTACTCTAAAAAAAGTCTCAAACACAAGGAGCCGACCAACATATGGTGCGAGAACACGCCTCGACCAGACCTTGAAATCAGCATCGCTTCCATAACTTACAATATGACTTGATGATCCAAAAACCACCGTTCATTAATTTCCTGCCGACTGATCCTGAAGCTTACGTTGAGGAACACTCACCTCCTGGACGTTGGACTCCTTGGTCAGAATCTCCTTCGCCTggagaagagacaaagacacagacgcTTTATTTGACTTACTGGAGTTTATGAAGACATTTCCTGTa
It includes:
- the LOC118313857 gene encoding serine/threonine-protein phosphatase 2A catalytic subunit beta isoform — encoded protein: MEDKSFTKELDQWIEQLNECKQLTENQVRTLCEKAKEILTKESNVQEVRCPVTVCGDVHGQFHDLMELFKIGGKSPDTNYLFMGDYVDRGYYSVETVTLLVTLKVRFQERITILRGNHESRQITQVYGFYDECLRKYGNANVWKYFTDLFDYLPLTALVDGQIFCLHGGLSPSIDTLDHIRALDRLQEVPHEGPMCDLLWSDPDDRGGWGISPRGAGYTFGQDISETFNHANGLTLVSRAHQLVMEGYNWGHDKNVVTIFSAPNYCYRCGNQAAIMELDDTLKYSFLQFDPAPRRGEPHVTRRTPDYFL